One genomic segment of Nothobranchius furzeri strain GRZ-AD chromosome 10, NfurGRZ-RIMD1, whole genome shotgun sequence includes these proteins:
- the asxl1 gene encoding polycomb group protein ASXL1 isoform X1: MLHSQVRGDRVKNSIFFKLPGRMSLFTLKKKALQWTKPSSVSEVPINPADSSTLTSASSSSTPATPADSSQAVEQESCDSTETSVAAALDHEVSVDESSSNASCSSQLQTPSTQPQTRLSRTAGQQNRSDGQQTQHAQTRLSRSRQSGRTRKKAVMMPRVVLTPLKVNGEHVPSGHMKRSRGGVDVDFETPGSILVNTNIRALINVRTFSAFPSHSQQQLLHLLPEVDRQIGPDGMARLSSSALNNEFFTHASQSWKERLAEGEFTHEMQARFRQEMEKEKKVEVWKEKFFEEYHGEKSGLTQEESLKLTMSEAAEVALDSDVNVVATSAPKRRSVGRRRRDGRMRKRTRADLRRRARRTLCKAAPALPSTEAAETGDVLDIAAVTIDSSVSSNTVIQGEVILQTDCGVESPVESASKEPVAPPTPEPVMLPAPSPSPAPSPSPASTSANYEPEVTPSLLPKETAAVSGSTTSPSSSSSSTSSSSSTSSPASSPSSSEQQGAFAAALDSSSSSGSSSATVPADPLDDTASVITSVTGGTGTSSRESSPSASPATTLALSTELNEQKRRQDETEALSSFPVKRARLDSRQSFRTTIDGVSTEKPQPTTEEPKVPPIRIQLSRIKPPWVKGHPTYQICPRIVPPGEGSRRSGTGGARTLADIKARAQQARAQREAAAAVAASSEGPGPTSVRLQPAAGLPDSSNGRRTREHPGPIEPGGGDGRRRSSEMEEQESPSGPNSFGTQLQLLSVEVGSHPSPSLSNTSTSTSLESPQTLSPLQDSSTKLLKVGDDIEEKSTAVQTPSGGFADSTGMASPEPDSGSVVLASESTDKESQLPKFAIVHQSCEKPSLTQTSIPDSLPRFGAQGVDVIQTLANSCQTKELEKANVAEVGGIIQHSFHHRDLCEGISHSARQLTDDSSTKRVEMLNDCREKDEEADTHSDSTETASDCENDSQEDEQQNYTDPHWRSHQHGQLVICSPPSPNQQPVIQALVSSHQGQTVVAPCYPNGLPQQHGCPFSSDHHFLPAASPHGLRENNVVVKIEITEDCRTSTPNSAEERCHEMSGVSHLNTAAASKKLTSTVRPVSTVEANNPLVTQLLQGSLPLEKVLPAHSANRLEISRLPGSQIRPPATRNLGPHNKHEFSVQFSSTNLSPITRSPTGPSVSFLLETSDASVNLPQQASGAVPVITSLPPSSTSLLSRSSKSDVGSRAVVEPAPANDSHGHQSPQKVTPDRLQSAYQTVPTTPSPTCIEPHPAESAMMTKINMRPPQSQPPHFHPHQSPPTVKNEGGARPSCQALAKSLPILPFNGTKKEPVNCMDGYLSGGAMEGLLNMEITLARIAKKEHNKASCSSSSPSSSPSSASSLPFQLYGKVPKQSGNLGVSYTANVSMMDNGGFPRGVADSVLQLRPRLTSSHTTLSIQAFTENAAEEVALKCSCRLKAMIMCQGCGAFCHDDCIGPSKLCVSCLVVR, from the exons GCAGACTCGTCTCAGCAGGACAGCAGGACAACAGAACCGTTCAGATGGACAGCAGACCCAACACGCCCAGACCCGGTTGAGCCGTTCCAGACAG TCAGGAAGAACAAGAAAGAAGGCTGTGATGATGCCTCGGGTTGTCCTCACTCCTCTCAAAGTGAACGGAGAGCACGTCCCCTCAG GACACATGAAGAGAAGTCGAGGAGGGGTTGACGTGGACTTCGAGACTCCTGGTTCCATCCTGGTGAACACCAACATCAGAGCTCTGATCAACGTGCGGACCTTCTCAGCCTTCCCATCGCACTCTCAGCAGCAGCTCCTGCATTTGCTACCAGAGGTGGACCGACAG ATTGGACCTGATGGCATGGCCAGACTCAGCAGCTCAGCTCTCAATAATGAGTTCTTCACCCACGCTTCCCAGAGCTGGAAGGAAAGGCTGGCCGAGG GTGAGTTCACTCATGAGATGCAAGCCCGCTTTCGACAGGAaatggagaaggagaagaaggtggAGGTGTGGAAGGAGAAGTTTTTTGAGGAATACCATGGAGAAAA GTCTGGCCTCACACAAGAGGAGTCCCTGAAGCTCACGATGAGCGAAGCTGCTGAAGTAGCACTGGACAGCGATGTTAATGTGGTGGCAACTAGTGCCCCTAAAAGACGCAGTGTGGGTCGTCGAAGAAGGGATGGCAGGATGAGAAAACGCACACGGGCTGACCTGCGTCGCAGAGCACGTCGGACACTCTGCAAGGCCGCTCCAGCGCTGCCGTCCACAGAAGCAGCTGAGACGGGTGATGTGTTGGACATAGCAGCTGTCACCATAGACTCGTCCGTGTCCAGCAACACGGTGATCCAAGGAGAGGTAATTCTCCAAACGGACTGTGGTGTGGAGTCCCCTGTTGAGAGTGCCTCTAAAGAGCCAGTGGCTCCTCCCACCCCAGAACCAGTCATGCTGCCAGCCCCTTCCCCTTCCCCTGCTCCCAGTCCCAGTCCAGCATCCACCAGTGCAAATTATGAGCCTGAAGTTACTCCAAGCCTCCTCCCCAAGGAAACGGCAGCTGTGTCAGGTTCCACCACCTCaccatcctcttcttcctcctctaccTCATCGTCTTCATCCACATCCTCACCTGCTTCATCGCCCTCTTCGTCTGAACAACAGGGAGCTTTTGCTGCAGCTTTGGACTCTTCATCATCTTCAGGCTCTTCCAGTGCTACAGTTCCTGCTGATCCTCTAGACGACACAGCCTCTGTGATTACCTCAGTCACCGGGGGAACTGGTACCAGCAGCCGTGAAAGCAGTCCATCAGCCAGTCCAGCTACCACTCTGGCTCTCAGCACTGAGCTCAACGAGCAGAAGAGAAGGCAAGACGAAACCGAGGCTCTCTCTAGCTTTCCCGTCAAAAGGGCGCGACTTGACAGCCGTCAGTCCTTTCGTACCACAATTGACGGTGTCAGTACGGAAAAACCACAGCCGACAACCGAAGAACCCAAGGTGCCACCTATCCGG ATTCAACTATCCAGAATCAAACCTCCCTGGGTCAAAGGGCACCCCACCTACCAAATCTGTCCCCGGATCGTGCCCCCCGGCGAGGGCTCGCGTAGGTCGGGGACGGGGGGGGCGCGGACTTTGGCAGACATCAAAGCCCGTGCCCAGCAAGCCCGTGCCCAGCGCGAAGCCGCTGCTGCTGTTGCAGCCTCTAGCGAAGGGCCAGGGCCGACCAGTGTCCGGCTGCAGCCTGCTGCTGGGTTACCGGATAGCAGCAATGGACGACGAACAAGAGAGCATCCAGGACCTATCGAGCCcggaggaggagatggaagaagaagaagtagtgaGATGGAGGAGCAGGAATCACCTTCAGGCCCTAATTCATTTGGAACACAACTACAGCTTCTCAGTGTAGAAGTCGGCTCTCACCCTTCTCCTTCATTGTCCAACACATCTACATCCACGTCCTTGGAGTCTCCACAGACCTTAAGTCCTTTGCAAGATAGTTCTACCAAGTTGCTCAAGGTTGGAGACGATATCGAAGAAAAGTCAACAGCAGTTCAGACCCCCTCTGGTGGATTTGCTGACAGTACTGGTATGGCCTCCCCAGAGCCGGACTCGGGATCTGTGGTACTGGCCTCTGAGTCGACCGATAAGGAAAGCCAGCTCCCCAAGTTTGCTATTGTTCACCAAAGTTGTGAAAAACCTTCACTGACCCAAACTTCTATTCCAGATTCCCTTCCTAGGTTTGGGGCTCAGGGCGTGGACGTTATTCAGACACTGGCTAATTCATGTCAGACCAAAGAACTTGAAAAGGCAAATGTGGCTGAAGTTGGGGGTATCATCCAGCACAGTTTTCACCACAGGGATCTCTGTGAAGGAATTTCTCATTCAGCAAGACAGCTGACAGATGACTCATCTACCAAACGTGTTGAGATGCTGAATGACTGCAGGGAGAAGGATGAGGAGGCTGACACTCACAGTGACTCTACAGAAACCGCTTCAGACTGTGAGAATGACAGCCAGGAAGATGAGCAGCAAAATTACACTGACCCACACTGGCGTTCCCACCAACATGGACAGTTAGTCATATGTAGCCCTCCCTCTCCAAACCAACAGCCTGTCATTCAGGCCCTGGTGTCCAGTCACCAAGGCCAGACAGTCGTTGCACCCTGCTACCCCAATGGTCTGCCTCAGCAGCACGGTTGCCCTTTCTCCTCAGACCATCACTTTCTTCCTGCTGCCTCTCCACACGGGCTCAGAGAAAACAACGTAGTGGTCAAAATAGAAATTACAGAAGACTGTCGAACCTCTACACCAAACTCCGCTGAAGAGAGGTGTCATGAGATGTCTGGTGTCTCACACCTAAACACTGCTGCTGCCTCTAAAAAACTGACAAGCACAGTGAGACCTGTGTCCACTGTAGAGGCCAACAACCCTTTGGTGACACAGCTGCTCCAGGGCAGCCTGCCCCTGGAGAAAGTTCTCCCCGCTCACTCTGCCAATAGGCTGGAGATTAGCCGATTGCCAGGGTCCCAGATCAGACCACCAGCAACAAGGAACCTGGGGCCTCACAACAAGCATGAGTTCTCTGTCCAGTTTTCTAGTACAAACTTGTCTCCTATCACAAGGTCCCCaacaggtccttcagtgtcttttCTCCTGGAAACATCAGATGCATCTGTGAACCTGCCCCAACAGGCTTCTGGGGCTGTTCCTGTTATCACCTCATTGCCACCATCTTCTACTTCCTTGTTATCCAGAAGCAGTAAGTCGGACGTTGGTTCTCGAGCTGTTGTGGAACCTGCACCTGCTAATGACTCTCATGGTCATCAGTCTCCTCAGAAAGTTACTCCAGACAGGCTTCAGTCAGCATATCAGACTGTGCCCACTACCCCCTCACCTACCTGCATAGAGCCTCATCCGGCTGAGAGTGCCATGATGACAAAGATAAATATGCGACCCCCACAGTCACAGCCCCCCCACTTTCATCCACACCAGTCTCCTCCTACAGTAAAGAATGAAGGTGGTGCAAGACCTTCCTGCCAGGCTCTTGCCAAATCCCTCCCCATTTTGCCTTTCAATGGCACCAAAAAGGAACCTGTGAACTGTATGGATGGATATTTGAGTGGAGGTGCAATGGAGGGCCTCCTGAATATGGAAATTACTTTGGCACGAATAGCAAAGAAAGAGCACAACAAAGCTTCCTGTTCGTCCagctctccctcttcctcgccctcctCTGCATCTTCCCTTCCCTTCCAGCTGTATGGAAAAGTCCCCAAACAGAGTGGAAATCTTGGAGTAAGCTACACGGCTAACGTGTCCATGATGGACAATGGTGGTTTTCCTCGGGGAGTAGCTGACAGTGTACTCCAGCTCCGCCCCCGCCTCACCTCTAGCCATACTACTCTCAGCATTCAGGCCTTCACGGAGAACGCCGCTGAGGAAGTGGCTCTCAAGTGTTCGTGTCGTCTGAAAGCCATGATCATGTGCCAAGGCTGTGGTGCCTTTTGCCATGACGATTGCATTGGACCCTCTAAACTGTGTGTCTCCTGCCTGGTGGTCAGATAG